Proteins co-encoded in one Sparus aurata chromosome 18, fSpaAur1.1, whole genome shotgun sequence genomic window:
- the ccdc142 gene encoding coiled-coil domain-containing protein 142 encodes MMSVTMEHLLLLSPPLMSSLCCNHSNSRSSGSLFSSRLTLQRLTVGLALATVQLSTVWVISKAYQFLSSWSLNKFLLITQGDLKVLTESVEMMVHQTKSLKMKSDSGHHSTLHNHNQLLLSLQLEALDSAVCKLQTFSSLMLKNFSSDCKRMSEEIFERTMPSAVHWRPSLRTGFPSNPSEYASLAAQTVIGQVLEGVAPLSDDARVQALSITMTAFMEAWMEHILKQKIKFSVQGALQLKQDFDSIRELIQSDKYGLSAELHQRLLSLRVFQQVDSAVVCLLQQPQAKPYLQSKTWEPFTRCCPSNISRDSIDAVVGSSITNLRYMEGEDLTQSDPSLVTTDLSPVDPSTPAEPYLAPSLALGNAQQEWLDLRIHSNTRRWRLPGLQCLSKSEP; translated from the exons ATGATGTCAGTGACCATGGAGCACCTCCTActgctttctcctcctcttatGTCATCTCTGTGCTGCAATCACTCAAACAGCAGGTCTTCAG GTAGCCTCTTCTCATCCAGACTCACTCTCCAGAGACTCACTGTTGGCTTGGCATTAGCAACAGTACAACTGTCTACAGTCTGGGTGATATCTAAGGCTTACCAGTTCCTCTCCTCATGGAGCCTGAACAAATTCCTGCTCATAACACAGGGAGACCTCAAA GTCCTGACAGAATCAGTAGAGATGATGGTGCATCAGACTAAGTCACTGAAGATGAAGTCAGACAGTGGCCATCATTCCACTCTTCATAACCACAACCAGCTTCTGCTGAGTCTGCAACTTGAAGCGCTTGACAGTGCTGTATGCAAGCTGCAG ACATTCTCTTCTCTGATGCTGAAGAACTTCTCCAGTGACTGCAAGAGGATGTCAGAGGAGATCTTTGAACGGACCATGCCGTCTGCTGTACACTGGAGACCCAGCCTCAGGACAG GTTTTCCCAGCAATCCCAGTGAATATGCATCTCTGGCAGCTCAGACTGTAATTGGTCAGGTTTTAGAAGGTGTGGCACCATTGTCCGATGATGCCCGTGTCCAAGCACTGAGTATAACAATGACGGCTTTCATGGAAGCATGGATGGAACATATCCTGAAACAGAAGATCAAATTCAG TGTGCAGGGAGCTCTCCAGCTGAAGCAGGACTTTGATTCTATCAGAGAGTTGATCCAGTCAGACAAATACGGTCTGTCAGCGGAACTCCACCAACGACTGCTCAGCCTCAG ggtTTTTCAGCAAGTGGATTCAGCAGTGGTGTGTCTGCTCCAGCAGCCACAAGCCAAACCATACCTACAGTCCAAAACCTGGGAGCCTTTCACACGCTGCT GTCCATCCAACATCAGCAGAGACAGCATTGATGCAGTGGTGGGAAGCAGCATAACAAACCTGAGGTATATGGAGGGTGAGGACCTGACTCAGTCTGATCCCTCACTTGTGACCACTGACCTCTCACCAGTGGACCCATCCACCCCCGCAGAGCCATACCTCGCTCCAAG TCTGGCTCTGGGTAACGCTCAGCAGGAATGGCTGGACCTGAGGATCCACAGCAACACTCGTCGTTGGAGGCTGCCAGGACTGCAGTGTCTCTCCAAGTCTGAACCCTGA